ATGGACACTGTCCTGGAACAGAATGGGGTCACCACCAATCGATATGGTCTTGTCGGTTATGGTGGGCATGACCAGCCCGGCATGCTTAATGATGCGGCCCATAAGCACCTTATTAATGGATTTGATTTTGGCACTCCTGCCCAGTTTGCTACAGCTACTGGAGGATTGATTACATCCGGCGGCACTGAAGACGGTTATGAAGCGATGATGTATGCCCTGAACAACTACACCTTCCGCACCAATGCAGGGGCCAGCTTTTTTCTGATAACCGATGAGGACCGGGATACCAAACTGGCCCCTACTGTCGGATACCCTGATATGCTTGCTGCTCTCCAGAATGCCGGGGTGGTCATGCACGCCATGGTTAATCAGCGTTTTTATGATACAGCGGGCAATGCCGCAGTTGCAATTGACGCCAGCGGGAATGCCTATGTTATCGATGCCCAGGGAAATCTGACTACTGTGCCAAACGGCGCCTCTCGAACCATTAATGGAACTGTTAATGACAGTGGTACTACGGATGCGGACTACACCGAACTGGCCCTGGCTACCGGGGGTATTGCCGCCGATCTGCAGGCAAACCGGAATGCTATAAATGCTAACACGCCGGTAGCTGCTACTTTTGCCCAATTATTGAGTGATATCATTACCCAGACCACCCAGCAGCAGACCACGGTGGCAGGGCTCCTTGCCCTGGCGGAAACACCTGCCCAGAAAGCGGTGGCCAGGGTACTGCAGAATGCAAACAATCTTAATGCGATAAGGGCGGCCATTAACGCCATGCTGACCAACAGCAAGAAGAAGACGACCCTTGAGCAGCTTTCTCCCCGCAAGGTCTTTGCCATGGTGCTGCACGCGATCAGGAGCGGTACGGCCAAAAGACGCGGTATGAAGCGCAGGATGCACAGGATGCGTACCGGTCAGGCCGGTCAGTTTGATATGACTGATTTTGCCTTTAACTATAAAGGGACTGGTATCAGCGGTGATATGTTGAAAGAACTGCTGCCTGGAAAACTGATCGGCGGCGCCGCGGGCGACAGTGACCTGGACCCTCGTCATGGATTCTTCATCAGCGGCAGCCTTTCACGGGGTGATTATGACCGTTCCGGCGGTATGGACCCCTATGATTTTGACAGTAGAAACCTTTCAGTCGGCACTGACTACCGTCTGACCAGGGCATTGACTGCCGGAGTATCATTAAGCTTTGAGACCAGTGATACTAATTTTGAAGACTTGTCAGAAATAGACATGAAGGAAACTGGTCTGTATTTTTACGGTATGTATACCTTTGCGCCTGATATGTACCTTGAAGGTACGGCAGGATACGGCTGGACCCGCTATACCGCCCAGCGTGATACCGGTCTCCCCGGGTTCGGACTGGCTACAAGTAATCCAAAGGGCAACCAGTTGAATCTAAGCCTGGAAATGGGGCGTGATTTCAAATATGAAAAATGGCGCATCGAGCCAATGGCCGGGGCGTCCTACACCAGGATAAGAATTGACGCCTATACCGAGGTTGGAGCAGGTATTGCCAACCTGATTGTATCTGACCAGGAGGCCCATTCATTTATCGGCACAATCGGCGGCCGCCTCGGTTATGAGAGTGACAATCCCAACTCCTTGTTCACGCCGGAGATACATGCCTTCTGGGAGCATGAGTTTGCCAATGACAGCCGTTCAATTAATTCCGCTTTTGCCGGTGCGCCGGGGACTGTTTTTGCAGTTTCAACTGAAGAGCCGGATCGTGATTATGTACGGATAGGGTTTGGATTGACCGGTCAGCTCGGTGACAACACAATCGTGTCTGTCAGCGGTGACACTGTAATAGGCTACGCAAACCTTAAAGAGTACACCCTGTCCGGCAATATTAAGTGGAAGTTCTAATCTTAAGGGCAAGGTGTAGATAAACCACGCGCCCTGTTCAGCAAAAAACCGGCCATCCCTCCCGGGATGGCCGGTTTTTCATTGTCCTGGCGCTAAAAGCGTGGTTTGTTGCGCCAATGGACTCCTCCGGCCACAATGACACCGGGTTGCATAAAAAAACGGTTGCAATCAACCCCGACCTCCGCATTCCGGTCGAAGAACTGCTTTTCCGCTTTTCCCGGAGCAGCGGTCCGGGCGGCCAGAACGTCAACAAGGTGAACACCCGGGTCACCCTGATCTTTGACGTGACCGGCTCGCCCAGCCTGACCCCGGAACAGCGGGACCTGATTCGTAACAAGCTGGGGACCAGGATCAACAAGCAGGGCCGATTGCAGGTAACAAGCTACCGGCATCGCACCCAGGGAACCAACCGGGCCGCGGCCACCGAGCGATTTATCGAACTGCTCAAGGGAGCGCTGCAAAAAAGAAAACCAAGGAAGAAAACCAGGGTGTCGCGGGCCGCCAGGGAACGGCGACTGCAGGCCAAGAAACAACGCGGCCGGCTGAAACAGACCCGCGGCGCCGGGATCAGCGATCAGGATTAGAAATTGTCGGTCTCGCAACAACCCGCTCGACGGACGTGATTCGTCTTGTAACTTGTTGATTTTATTGGGTGGCATTTGAAGCCTTTCGGGTTGTTACGAGTTCATCAGAAATTCTTTAAGCTTATTTTTTCACATGCCCGTCACAGCAGCAGTTGCTGCCATGTTTATGGAACCCGGCGAAGCGCGCCTGGAGCATCTCCCGCAAATCGGGCGGTGCGTTTTCCAGGCAGTAGAGCATGGAGGCAACCTGCTCGGGGCTGCCCTCTTCCGCGGTCATGCATATCGTAAGCGCCTGCTCAAATGATTCGAACTCCATAATTCCTCTCTCCAACCCTGCCCAGGGTCTCTCAGTTACGGCACTTCCCTCTCTCCGGATAAAAAAAGTGGCACTATACCGAACTGCACTGATAATTGCAACTAATGACCCTAGATCCACCAGATATCTTTCCCATACCCCTCCGCCGGTCAGCCGCGCGAATCCCTTGACCGGCTGCAACCGACTGAGTATTCTCTTGGGGGTCGAAGCGTTACCCTGACATCTGCAATCTGCCGGCTGAATACAACCATGAAAACCACCACCCGTGACAATATCGTTCTCATCGCCAACCAGGCCTCCAGCAACCTGGCCCGGAAAGTGGCCGCGGAAATGGAGATCTCCTTTACCGAAATGATCAGGAAGGAGTTCCAGGACCAGGAGAGCTATCACGCCTTTCCGCTCAAACTGGCCGGCCGGGACATCATCATCATCGGTGCTACCCATGACGAACATGCCTTTCAGGAGGTGATCGATCTCATTGACGGCAGCCATTACTGGCGGGCCGATTCGGTGAACGTGATTGTCCCCTACCACGGTTATTCGACCATGGAACGGGCCAAGCCCGGCTCCGGCGAGATCCCCAAGGGAATCACCCGGACCAGGCAGTTGTTCCGGGCCTGCCCGGACTTTGTCGGGTTTATCGACCTCCATTCCGAGGCCATCCTCCATGCCCACAGCGGCAAGATCCACACCAAGCATATCCAGACCGACAGCCTGATCGTCGACAAGATCAAAACCCTCGGGCCCGGAGATTTTGTCCTGGTTTCACCTGATTACGGCCGGAGCAAGTGGGTGGCCGGTCTGGCCGGACGGTTGAATCTTCCCCACACCGCGGCGGACAAGGACCGGTTCGCCATGGACCGCACCATGGTCCAACAGGTGTCCAGCGTGGTCCGGGGCCGGACCGCGATTATCTGCGACGATATGATCCGTACCGGCGGCTCGATCATCCAGACCGCGGAACGCTGCCGACAGGCCGGGGCCGAGGATGTGGTGATCCTGGCAACCCACCTGGTACTGTGCGGCCGGGCCCGGCAACGCTTCCACGAGGCGGGGATCAAAAAAATCATCGGCGCTGATACCTGTCCCGGGGTGGTTGACGACGATCTCCTTGACACCTATTCGGTGGCCCCCCTGATCGCCCGGGAACTGCTCCGCCAGCTGCGGGTGGTCTGAACCGGCCCCGTTTCCCCTGATTGACCGGTCTACTTTTTCACCGCAATATGGTATGATTCAGGTGAGCGTTCACCAGGGGACACAAAGGGTACGAATCCCCACATTATCCACGTCAGCGCCGCTGCTTTCACCATTGCAGCCGAGGCCGGCCGGTCCCTGTAATATGGATCCGGCAAACAGGAGGAAAAAGCATGTCATATCTGAAAACAGTTGTCACTCTCCTTCTCTGCCTGGCCCTGGCCGGATGCGCTTCCAGCCGTTCCGGCCAGGTATATACCCGGGACCAGGCCCGCGTCACCCATACCATTGAGCGGGGTACGGTCATCCAGGTGGAACCGGTGCAGATCGAAGGCACCAAGAGTCAGGTCGGCACCATTGCCGGGGTTGCCGTCGGCGGGGTCCTGGGAAGCACCATCGGCCAGGGCCGCGGCCGGGACGTTGCCACGGTGCTGGGCGCGGTCGGCGGCGGACTTGCCGGAGCAGCAGCGGAAGAGGAGCTTACCAAAAAGGCGGGGCTGGAGATCACCGTCTCCCTGGACAACGGCCAGACCATCGTGGTTGTCCAGGAGGCGGACCTTCTGTTCCATGTCAACGACCGGGTCCGGGTGATCAAGGGCAGCGACGGCACCACCCGGGTCCGTTATTAGCCGCTTTTCCCTCGCTGTTCTTTCATTCATATATCGCCCGCAGCCGCGCGACCTCCTGCTTCATCTCGGTGACAAGCGCTTTCGGGGCCAGCACCTCGGCATCGCCACCCCATGACAGAAACCATTGCTTGACCTCAAGGAGATGGTCCGCCGGAAAAATCAGCTCAAGGCCGCCGTCCGGGTGGTCATTGAGCTGCTGGGCCGGATGCCACTCCCGTTCCCGCACATAGGGGGCCGCTCCCGGGCTGAACCGGACCCGGATCAAGCAAAAAAAAGACAGGCACCCTGGAGGTGCCCACCTATCTCCGCTGGGGCCGGGCGCTCACCCTTGAACAACATTTAAAGTCAAAAAAAAATCGCCATGGTGTATACTCCCCAGCGACTCACCAACCAGCAGCCTAAGGAGCAGGGAGATGGAGATCAACGAACAGATACCGGAATACGGCCTTGAATACCTGGGCCTGCACAGCCTGGAGGCGGTGCACTGGAACCTCTCCACCCCGGCCCTGTACGAATTCGCCCTGCGCCGCTTCGAAGGCCACCTGGCCCACCATGGTCCGCTGGTGACCAACATGGGCATGCACACCGGCCGGGCCGCCAAGGACAAGTATATTACCGATGAGCCGGGCAGCCACGACGATATCTGGTGGGGCAAGGTAAATGTCGGCTATCCGGAGGAGAAGTTCAATATGCTGTTCGAGCGGATGCTCGCCTACCTGCGCGGCAAGACCGTCTTTGTCCAGGACTGCCATGCCGGGGCTGACCCGCGGTTCCGCTACCCGGTCCGGGTGATCTCCGAATTCGCCTGGCACAGCCTCTTTGCCCGGAACATGTTCATCAAGCAGAAGCGGGACCCGAAGGAGATGCACGCCTTCAAGCCCGAGTTCACCGTGCTCCAGTGCCCCAACTTCCATGCCGACACCGATGACAACGCCACCCGGAGCGGTACCTTTGTGATCATCAACGTCAGCCGCCGGCTGGTGATCATCGGCGGCACCGCCTATGCCGGCGAGATCAAGAAATCGATCTTCTCCACGCTCAACTATCTTCTGCCCGACCGGGAGGTGCTGCCCATGCACTGCTCCGCCAATGTCAGCGCAAAAAATCCCAAGGACGTGGCCATCTTCTTCGGCCTGTCCGGCACCGGCAAGACCACCCTGTCCGCCGACCCGAACCGGGTGCTGATCGGTGACGACGAACACGGCTGGTCCGACAGCGGGGTCTTCAACTTCGAGGGGGGCTGTTATGCCAAGGTGATCCGCCTCTCCCAGGAGGCGGAGCCGGAGATCCATGCCTGCACCAGGCGGTTCGGCACCATCCTTGAAAACGTGGCCATGGACCCGGTGACCCGGCTGGTGGACCTGGACGACGACAGCCTGACCGAAAATACCCGGGCCTCCTATCCCCTCTCCCACCTGCCCAGCTACGTCGAATCCGGGATGGCCGGCCATCCCGGGAACATCATCATGCTCACCGCCGACGCCTTCGGGGTCCTGCCACCCATTGCCAGACTCTCCATTGAGCAGGCGATGTACCACTTCATCAGCGGCTATACCGCCAAGGTGGCGGGCACCGAGACCGGGATCACCGAACCGACGGCCACCTTTTCGGCCTGTTTCGGCGCGCCCTTCATGATGCGCCATCCATCGGTCTATGCCGAACTGCTGGCCAGAAAGATGGCCGAGCACAGGAGTTCCTGCTGGCTGGTCAACACCGGCTGGACCGGCGGACCCTGCGGGGTCGGGTCGAGAATGGCGATCAACCACACCCGCACCCTGTTGAACCGCGCCCTGGACGGCCTGCTTGACCATACCCCCATGGACCGGGACCCGCTGTTCGGTTTCCTGGTGCCCCGGCAGGTCCCCGGAGTGCCGGAAGAGATACTGAACCCGCGGCGCTCCTGGGCCGACCCGGCGGCCTATGACAACCAGGCCCGGATGCTGGCCCGGCTCTTTCTTGAAAACTTCGAGCAGTACCGGGACAATGCCTCGGCAGAGGTGCTGGCCGCCGGCCCCCGGCCGGCCTGATTCGCTTACAGTGTAGATTTTATACTTTATATAAGTCGTGCCGGGCAAAGCTCTGGGTCTGAGGAAATTTTCATTGTTGGTTGTGGCTGCGGCCCAAAATATGGTCCAGCCATGCTGGTTAGTTGAAAAAAAACAGCAAAAACCAAAAAAACTCTATTCTTTGTAAGAACGATGTGGTAATATTACTCCTGTTTTTTGTGCAGTACTTGTTTGT
The sequence above is drawn from the Desulfobacterales bacterium genome and encodes:
- a CDS encoding autotransporter domain-containing protein — encoded protein: MALGKGLKKYATSIAGGLFLLGMTTAGFAATTTDMVVIIDESGSMGSEQGFIGTYIQNMDTVLEQNGVTTNRYGLVGYGGHDQPGMLNDAAHKHLINGFDFGTPAQFATATGGLITSGGTEDGYEAMMYALNNYTFRTNAGASFFLITDEDRDTKLAPTVGYPDMLAALQNAGVVMHAMVNQRFYDTAGNAAVAIDASGNAYVIDAQGNLTTVPNGASRTINGTVNDSGTTDADYTELALATGGIAADLQANRNAINANTPVAATFAQLLSDIITQTTQQQTTVAGLLALAETPAQKAVARVLQNANNLNAIRAAINAMLTNSKKKTTLEQLSPRKVFAMVLHAIRSGTAKRRGMKRRMHRMRTGQAGQFDMTDFAFNYKGTGISGDMLKELLPGKLIGGAAGDSDLDPRHGFFISGSLSRGDYDRSGGMDPYDFDSRNLSVGTDYRLTRALTAGVSLSFETSDTNFEDLSEIDMKETGLYFYGMYTFAPDMYLEGTAGYGWTRYTAQRDTGLPGFGLATSNPKGNQLNLSLEMGRDFKYEKWRIEPMAGASYTRIRIDAYTEVGAGIANLIVSDQEAHSFIGTIGGRLGYESDNPNSLFTPEIHAFWEHEFANDSRSINSAFAGAPGTVFAVSTEEPDRDYVRIGFGLTGQLGDNTIVSVSGDTVIGYANLKEYTLSGNIKWKF
- the arfB gene encoding aminoacyl-tRNA hydrolase; translation: MDSSGHNDTGLHKKTVAINPDLRIPVEELLFRFSRSSGPGGQNVNKVNTRVTLIFDVTGSPSLTPEQRDLIRNKLGTRINKQGRLQVTSYRHRTQGTNRAAATERFIELLKGALQKRKPRKKTRVSRAARERRLQAKKQRGRLKQTRGAGISDQD
- the prs gene encoding ribose-phosphate diphosphokinase, whose amino-acid sequence is MKTTTRDNIVLIANQASSNLARKVAAEMEISFTEMIRKEFQDQESYHAFPLKLAGRDIIIIGATHDEHAFQEVIDLIDGSHYWRADSVNVIVPYHGYSTMERAKPGSGEIPKGITRTRQLFRACPDFVGFIDLHSEAILHAHSGKIHTKHIQTDSLIVDKIKTLGPGDFVLVSPDYGRSKWVAGLAGRLNLPHTAADKDRFAMDRTMVQQVSSVVRGRTAIICDDMIRTGGSIIQTAERCRQAGAEDVVILATHLVLCGRARQRFHEAGIKKIIGADTCPGVVDDDLLDTYSVAPLIARELLRQLRVV
- a CDS encoding glycine zipper 2TM domain-containing protein; translation: MSYLKTVVTLLLCLALAGCASSRSGQVYTRDQARVTHTIERGTVIQVEPVQIEGTKSQVGTIAGVAVGGVLGSTIGQGRGRDVATVLGAVGGGLAGAAAEEELTKKAGLEITVSLDNGQTIVVVQEADLLFHVNDRVRVIKGSDGTTRVRY
- a CDS encoding WYL domain-containing protein; the encoded protein is MREREWHPAQQLNDHPDGGLELIFPADHLLEVKQWFLSWGGDAEVLAPKALVTEMKQEVARLRAIYE
- the pckA gene encoding phosphoenolpyruvate carboxykinase (ATP), which translates into the protein MEINEQIPEYGLEYLGLHSLEAVHWNLSTPALYEFALRRFEGHLAHHGPLVTNMGMHTGRAAKDKYITDEPGSHDDIWWGKVNVGYPEEKFNMLFERMLAYLRGKTVFVQDCHAGADPRFRYPVRVISEFAWHSLFARNMFIKQKRDPKEMHAFKPEFTVLQCPNFHADTDDNATRSGTFVIINVSRRLVIIGGTAYAGEIKKSIFSTLNYLLPDREVLPMHCSANVSAKNPKDVAIFFGLSGTGKTTLSADPNRVLIGDDEHGWSDSGVFNFEGGCYAKVIRLSQEAEPEIHACTRRFGTILENVAMDPVTRLVDLDDDSLTENTRASYPLSHLPSYVESGMAGHPGNIIMLTADAFGVLPPIARLSIEQAMYHFISGYTAKVAGTETGITEPTATFSACFGAPFMMRHPSVYAELLARKMAEHRSSCWLVNTGWTGGPCGVGSRMAINHTRTLLNRALDGLLDHTPMDRDPLFGFLVPRQVPGVPEEILNPRRSWADPAAYDNQARMLARLFLENFEQYRDNASAEVLAAGPRPA